Sequence from the Xiphophorus couchianus chromosome 23, X_couchianus-1.0, whole genome shotgun sequence genome:
TCTGGCCTGGCAGAACTGGAGCAGAACCCTGGCAGCGGACAGGAGGTTGTGGTCTAAAAGAGGAGTAGAGGAAGTCTGTAGCAGCTTCTCTCCCTGTTAGTCAGACGCTCACAGGACGGGCTGAGTCAGCGCCACTTCAGGCCCAGACACACAACTTTTACTGCCAGGTTCTGACCCAGTCCAGGCTCCGGGTCGAACCCAAGAGCAGCTGGAGTGCCGTGTTGgtgagaatactcaagaagtGAGGCAGGAAGTTGGTGAGAGCCGCAGAACGAGGAAATACAGCGGGAGGATACGCCACTCCCATCCAACTTCCAGATCCAAACGCAGCTGGAAGACGGGAAGGATCGGATCAGAACCAAGGTTCGAAATTCAGATTGATGGACTGAAACTCCAAATACAGACAAAGGGCCAAAGGTCAATCTGATCCTCCACACAGTTTATATTGTCAGTCACTGAAATCACAGCACTGATATCATCTCCACGAGGCTGGCAGAGAGCGATCCAATCAGTTGCTTCAAACCAGCCTGCCGGGCCTCTTCAGCTCCCTGTCACCATTTCATAGCAGCCATCTTCCCAGCAGGTCGCCTCTTCACCAGAGATTCATATTCAGAGCAGAAAGGAACCAGATCATGGTCCCATCTCCCCAGAGGAGGTTTTGGTTTGGAGACGTTAGCATCCTTAGCATTGTTTTCTCTGGTGGAGCAGCCGACAAACTGGTGAAAAGTTGAGAGGCCTGATTAAAATCACCAGATATTGCCACAAATGCGTTGGAGTGTTGTGTCTGTATCCTAGCAACAACagagctgatgacatcacatgcATCATCGGCAGCCACTGAGGGTGGAACGTAAACAGCTGCCAAAACAACACAGACTACAGCCCAGTTCACACCACACGATTTTAGAATTTTCCGAACCTGAGACACTAGCAGACAATAAACCGCAGGTGTATCGGGTCGGACCGGGTCGGACCGGCCGTGTGTCCAGCCACAAGGCAAGAGCAACACACCACATGAACTGATTTCTCTCACCGACATTCAGATTCCAGACAGGAAGTCCCGTAAAACCCCAAACAGGCGTGAATTTAGAGTAAACCAACACGGTTTAGTAGAAGCAACAGATAGTTTGTGAGCTTATTTTAAAagatgtaacaaaaagaaaatttgctgCACTGTGATGTGGAGgtgagtttgtttttccaacgTCACCATTTATGTGTTtagattgttttctgttttgtcgtTTCTTTAACCTTCATCAGTTAATTAGTATTTGCCatgttaatgtttaaaattacattgagaacaatgggcacaaaataatggctacaagtccagttaactagtTTTAAAACCAGCATTAATCAAAGTTTTACTACCTGCAGTGCATGTGGATTCATgacgtaaagtcctgactggaTGAACAACCTTCTCTTTATAACCTTTATGTCACGTTAATGATGAAAAGTTAGCGGGTTCATCAACTGCTCTACCAGTTTCCCTCCAGTTCCTCTGCTGGTCATTTCTGTACGAAATGctgaataaacattcatgatgtttccacatatcatctctgATGTCTCGGACTCTCGGCTGCGCcatgtttgggattcccctccgttctCACGTCAccgttctgattggctacctgtctcATTCAGCAGGCTGCGTTAacgctcccagtcagggaaaacctGCCAACATGTTGGATCGGAGCGGCAGCACCACAGGCAGGATGGTCGGTTATCGCGAGAGACAATCTTGGAACGGCTAATGTCCTGAGATTGTCTTAAGGGGAAAATCAGGGTAGTGTGATCTGGGCTTAAGGTACCGAAacattgacctttgaccccataaCAGCCTGCAGGAAGCGTGGACTGACATTGATTAGGGTTTTCCTCCCTGCTTGGctgtagaaccagaaccaggacaaCTTTCCAGAACCGATGGTACCTTGAAGGTGATTCTGTACTCTGCAGCAGATCCAAAACACCAGCAGCTCTACATATGAAGGTAGTtcagtggcctagtcaaagtccagactgagATCGCGTTAAGATGCTGCAGCCTGACGTCAACAGGCTGGAAAACCCTCTAATGagaaggtcaaagttcatcctCTGGGATGGGCGGAGGCGACTAGTTGTTGGGTTAGGGTGTGAATCCACAAAGGGTCCAGTCGGTTCTGAGAGACGAACCCGGCCTGGCTTGATCCGGCCCGCTTCAGGAACAGCATTCCGGCCCCCGCTGCTTATCTGGGATCCGTaaatctgcagcagaaccaaacGCAGGATGCATCCGGGCCGGGCCGGGCAGGGTCAGGACGTCCTCTACGCAGGAAACCCCAATCGGATCAGAACCGCAGAGTTATCACCGTCTGAATTCCCAGGATTCCTGGAAAAGTCCAGTCCTGATCAGAGCCGGCTGGTCCGGTTCTGAGGCCTCTGACCCGGAACGGCAGAACCTTCTGGATCCACAACCAGCCGGTCTACAGAACCGTTTCAGAACCTCCTCACCTCCAGGTGTTTCTCTGACTCCGCCCTCTTAGAGATGTCCAGGTGTGGGGCTCcgggtatatatatatatatatatatatatatatatatatatatatatatactgggAGTACTGGGAGTACTGGGAGCAGTGAACTGGTTGTGGCTTCTGCTGGAGCTCCAGCGAGGCTCAGAGGACAGAACAACGGAGACGCTGTTCCACCGAGAACAGAGCGCCGATTGTTCCTGACCGACTGGAGACACAcactgggaggactgggaggactgggaggactgggcCAGAACAGCCCGGCTGCAGActggttcctctggttctggagctGCTGGGTCCGGTTCCTCCATCGGCCTCCAGTTGAGTCATGTGATCGGCGGTTCTGCTGATCTGATTGGCCGATCGGACCATTGATCCGGTGATGGAAGCAGTCTGgaggttttggttctggttctgctccagTCCTTCCAGTCAGTTAAGTTGGACTTGCAGCTTCCAGAACTAATCCAACAAATAGATCCCAGAtcctggatcagaaccacagaCTGACCCGAATGGAGGACCTGGAAGGTTCTCTTCAGGAGAGATGGAGCTCATCAGAACCTCAACAGATTCTGGAGTAAACCCACAGAACCAGACGAGACGAGACGCTGCAGATGCTCTATCAGTCTGctgagagcagaaccagaaccagaacctgaacaggctcaacaacctgataaagaaggctggttctggttctgtttggttctgactgtggaacctctggaaGTGACGATGCATAGAAGGATTCTTCAGAAAAACGTCTCCCTCAGCCTGTCTTTGGTCAGAGGCTTCTCCAGACTCGCTGCgacacagactgctgcaggacGGATCAACAGCCAATCAGTAAAGGACGTTTGATTCCAACACCTGAACCCAGAGTTCACCTGTTGActcttcatcatcttcttcttcctctcacACCTGAAGGAGTTCTGACTGATCTGGGCTCAGaaaccagaactggacctgcAGTCAGAACCCGAGACCACGCCCTCACCTGTCCAGGTGTTCTCAGCGGACCGTTCAGCCCAACAAGCTCCAGACTTCCAGAACCGGACCTGTCAGGATCTGGGTTTTAcctgctctggttctggttccgatTGGACCTGGAAcctgctctggttctggttctgactgaaCCTGGACCCTGCTTTGCCCCCATgtgttcagaaccagaaccggttcgGTCCGCTGTCTCCCTCCCAGTCTCAGTAAACTGGTTCTAACTTTCTCACCTCTGATCCGGTCTGCTCTGTGATCCGGTCCAGTCCggttcctggttctggtccggctCTGAGGTTCGCTGCTGGTGTCGGGTCCGGTAAATCCGCCAGTAAAGCCCGGAGTCGGGCTGGGTCGGACTGGGAACTCTGGGAGGAGAAGCTCCGCTCTGACCGGAGGAAAACAGCTACCGGCAATGTTAAACGGCTGCAGCTTCCGGTCTCTTTCACAATAAGAGGCGCCAATCTGCGCATCGCTTCCGGTTGAGATAAATCAGATGTAAGACTCAGACCAGTTATCAGATTTATCTGAGCAGGGAGCAGAATATCAGCTTATAGCTTCACCGGGTCATaagacatgaaataaaataaattaaaataaaagtaaatagaaagatatttaaatttgaccttaaattattgtttaatgttaaaatgagaatatgattttcattttttattgcccagttcaaatcagactgaaatctcagaaaaatgaacagaaacacttttgaTCAGCTAATTATGTGAATATTAATTAGTTATAAATGTAACCTGGTTTGGACCTGGTGTAACCTGGTTTAACCTGGTTTGGACCTGGTTCGCACATGGTGTAACCTGGTTTGGACCTGGTTTGGACCTGGTTTGGACCTAATGTAACCTGTCCATCTGAATTGGTCCTAGCAGACGGTCATCTGCCTCCCAGCTGGTCAGCTGCAGATGCTTGTTTCTGAGCTGCCCGGTGCAGAGGAAGTCCTGCAGGATGCGGCGTCCTGTCCTCAGCGGTGAGAAGCTGATGGTGGTGGAGTTTCCTCCTGGCCcagcagacaggaaacaggaagcggCTGAGACAATAAGCGGCATTCCTCAGCGGCTGACGGAGGAAACGATCACATGGAGTTTTCCTCCTCAGGGCAGGAGGAGCAGCTCTTGCTGCTCATCATCATCTTGGATTCTCACAGCTCTACCGGTAGAACTGGTTCCCCACAGCGCCACCCTGTGGACACCCTGCTGTTCCTACAGCTCATGTTGAACCAGATCCTCTGAACAAACATCACCGGGTTTAATCTGTTGATTCTCAGAGAAATTTAACAACCAAATATTCtcattatttagatttaattctttactttttataagcttttttattgatgtttttgctgtaaatgtgtttctgaTGAAGAGCGGAGCTAAGACTGCTGCAGTCAgtgaacacagacacacatttaCCTAAAGGCAACCGAACCGAACAGTTAGGTTGGACTTGAGTCCTGAATCTGAGCAAACAGAGGCTGCATGTGGGATTCTCCAAGGCTCGGTTCTTAACCTCTTTTATTCAACACATTAAGCCTGTAATCATTTCCTGCTGGGCAttaggtcacttcctgttggtTAAAGGATGGAGCTTTAGATGTTGTTCATCTTTCTGGACCTAAACGGTTTTATCAGCTCTGAGTCATGTGGACTCGCCAGGCCCTGTTCAGTCCGTaatcccagaaccagaactcatTGGCTCCGGATTTACCTCTATGATCAGGAAAGACAGAAACCTTTCAAAGTTATCAGTTTTTAGATGTTCAACTGattaaaattgacattttaaactaaagCTTTTTTCCTCATCTTGGTCTTCTGCTAGTTTTCTTCTGGCAGgtgtccaccagagggcgctgcaGGCCAGGCAAATCCTGAAGTTCCTGCAGAAACAAGCGGCTGCTGATGAGCTACAGTCACAGattaacagcaataatctggattatttagcattttagaagagagaaaagaactGAGTTCAtgtttcaaagtcatattttcacattgttCATTCGTTTAtgaatgtcacagtttcaaactgtTGAATAGTTGAATAGTCAGCTAAATTTAGCTAACATACATAATATACACTTGCAGACaggactttcaaaataaaagcttgggCTTGAGAATTTATATATAAGCTAAACATTgatcttacatttttatgaataaaaaagtgaactcCCTTCTTACAACAGGTGAAATCGACCCGTTGTTAATGTTTGACTGTAACGTTGAAACAGCGCCCCCTATATTTGGCTCCAAACAGACCTTCTGGTCCTACAGCAAACCTTCATGACGCCAGCAGGATGACATCATCACCTCCAGGTACGGACCAATGACTCACAGGGACAGAGGTACAGGAACCTTTATTGATCACACGCGTATCGAACTGATCAGCTTTCTAATCAATAACAGTTTAATTTGGTCTTAGaggtaaaaaatgtttcagtttcattcattAAAGCGGTTTCAGTTCAACACATGAAGCATCCTTAAATTTCACAGGAAGTCTGGAAAGatctacaaaataattatttactgatTATAATTTATTAGGATTGAATTTAAACTAGAAGATCACTGGAACAAAACTACAGTTTGGGAAAATATGATCAAAACGCTTCATTAGAAAACCTGGAGCTTAGGGGTTCTGAGGTCAAAGGTTGAGAAGCTGAGAGGACAGGCAGCCTGAACATGGCgtagaccaggggtgtccaaagtgcggcccggggccatttgtggccctacATCTGAATTTTTGTGACCCGGCTGGCGCAGATGaagactttttgtttgtaatcAATTATCATTGAAAATGACGATTTTCTTACAATGGAAAAAATAAGTACGACACAGTATTAGTGTTTTTATAACAAAGTTTTATAATTAGTAGAGCCACGTTTTTCTACAGACTTTCACTGAAAAGCCGACTTTGTTGCatcaaaatcagcttttttatttattcatttgttttgaagGAAAGTGAAAACATCCTGTTCCTATAACTGAGAATCAATTtgctataaaataatttgtaaactAGATGTTTCTCTTTTACAGCAAAATCCTTTCATGTTTGGATCTACAGCGAACAACCTACAAAAATATTGGATGagtatttgctttattttgtggCCTATTTAATACTTTTGACCTACAGgataaaaagtttggacacccctggtgtAGACAGAGGTCAGCGGACAGTTTGGTCATTCAGAGGTCAGCGTGTGGACAGAATGGGTGGAGGCAGAGGACAGGGACAGACACTGGAGGACTGGGAAACGTCTCCAGCTGGACGTGGTCAAGCAAACCAACAGCCAGCCGGTGAGAGGAGGACAGTCCCTCAGTGAAGACAAACTCCTAGGTCTCCTCGTCGTCGCTGTGCTGCGCCTTCTCCTCGCTCACGCCGCTCTCGTCGATGTTCTCCAGAGAGTCCGCCCGCTGCAGCGTCAGGTCCGCCGGGCTGACGGAGGGCAGCGTGTTCTGCTCCGGGTACATCCACGGCTTCAGGGTCGGGTCGTGTTTCCGCTTCCACTCCGGGTATTTCAGAGATGCCTTGTAGATCTTCCTCATGGCCTGGTGGGACAGAGACGGCAGGACAGGGTCGGACAGGGGACAGAGACTCCATCTGCTGGAGGAACCGGACCGACTTTTACCTTCGGAGCCACGAACTGAGAGACTCTGTTAACGACCCACTTTGGTAAAGAGCCTACAGGACACAGGAGGGGACAGGACTCAGGGTCAGGTCTCTGGGAGGACAGAACGGAGAACAAAACTCTGAAAGTCTTCCTGCCTCACCTCGGGGGTCCACCTGGGTCAGGTAGTAGAGGGTGGCGCTGGCAGCACTGTTGGATTGGATCAGGTAGCCCGTCAGCAGAGACACGGCTCGGACATAGTCCTTCTTAGGAGGATGTTGCTATGGAGACGAACAGACGGGAAGTTTGGATTCTTACATGAGAGAGCAGTGTGACGACTTCCTGTGGTTCTTGTAAACATGATCCTTCTGCCGTAACTAAAGAGTTGTAAACATGCTGCTGAACTCAGCAGGGAACAGGAGACGGGTCAGTACTTTCCAGAACCTTTGTCTGCAACCCGACCTCCaccagcagcggcagcagcggACACTGACCGGGTGTTTGACGGAGTAGTTGATGATCATGTAGTCGCTGCCGAGCGGAAGCCAAGATCGCATCGTCACAAAGTCTCGGTTCTTCAGAGGCGTCGGGCATTTCCCTTCAAACAGACACCAGAGGGGGAATAAATGAAGTCATTCTATCCAAGCTGAACTGTTCATGTTCAACATCCAGCCAAAGATGAATCACATTGCACAGGAAGTGACCGTAAAAACCAGGAATCTGCTGATAGACATCTCCTCTGCCCACCAATGAGGGAAAACTTCTACAACATTCAGACCCGATTGGATGtttttacttaatatttaaacatcagTGGAGACATTTGGTCTTTCTAAGCTTTCTCTTTGCTGTTTTGCCAATAGGTTTAGCATGAAAGTAGAGTTGGAGGAATCCAACCTGCACTGGGAACAAGAATTATGTCGATGCTGTTCCTGCTTTAGCCTCAAAGCACCGGTACCCTCTACTACTGCAGGGCGTGCTGCAGAATACCGGTCAGAGGCTTTCTGCAGGGCCACAACACACAAGGATGGACACCAAACTGCCAAACCCCTCGGCAGCTTTAAGGAGTAAAGACCTGTTTCAATGTTCCCTGTCCAGGATGAAGACAGCACCACAAACCAAGGATCTCAGGGAGGCTGAAAGTCTGAGCTTCAGCAGCTGGAGGATGCTCTCCGCTCCCAATTTTAGGTTGTGCTACACTGTTCATTTTTAACACCCATAAACACCCAATCAGGACCAGACTTTCCTCTATTTTATGATTTGAATGTCGAGGCTGGTCTTGTTTGGAGTCAGATTCTGGAATAAAGTCTGGACCGGGTCCAGTGGCACTGACAGGAGTAATATCCCACGTCTGCGTTGACCGTCAGTCTGCCGATGTCGTAGGTGTCGATCATGTTGGTGTCCCACTTCTTACGGTAGCTGGTGTCATGGAGGACGTCGTACAGCGTCTCTGCCGTCACATCTTTGCACACGATCCTCATCTGGAACAGAGACAGAGAAGAACCGGTTTCACCAGAACCAGGAGCAGAACTTGGACCTAAAGGTCAGAGGTTGTGGAAGTAGAACCATCATCAACAGCTTCCATTGGATGGCCACCCTCCCATCCACCAGTAACGTGACTCCAGGCTGGGCCACATGAACTTCTTGTGTTGGGTTCTGTTCTTCAGGAAAGTGACGTCTAAAGTTCAACTCTCACATGACCTCTGAAGGAGACCCCTGATCACTGCCTTGCTCAGAGGCAGACCAGCTGATCAGGGGCTGCCAGGTGATCTGGAAGCTCAGGTGGAGCTGAGCAGACGGAGTCATTC
This genomic interval carries:
- the stard15 gene encoding START domain-containing protein 10 isoform X2, whose protein sequence is MPVRIPDDSDFSSFKDQCLSPDGWSSRYHKGGVTVWCREQDSSSVQKIKMRIVCKDVTAETLYDVLHDTSYRKCPTPLKNRDFVTMRSWLPLGSDYMIINYSVKHPQHPPKKDYVRAVSLLTGYLIQSNSAASATLYYLTQVDPRGSLPKWVVNRVSQFVAPKAMRKIYKASLKYPEWKRKHDPTLKPWMYPEQNTLPSVSPADLTLQRADSLENIDESGVSEEKAQHSDDEET
- the stard15 gene encoding START domain-containing protein 10 isoform X1, whose product is MPVRIPDDSDFSSFKDQCLSPDGWSSRYHKGGVTVWCREQDSSSVQKIKMRIVCKDVTAETLYDVLHDTSYRKKWDTNMIDTYDIGRLTVNADVGYYSWKCPTPLKNRDFVTMRSWLPLGSDYMIINYSVKHPQHPPKKDYVRAVSLLTGYLIQSNSAASATLYYLTQVDPRGSLPKWVVNRVSQFVAPKAMRKIYKASLKYPEWKRKHDPTLKPWMYPEQNTLPSVSPADLTLQRADSLENIDESGVSEEKAQHSDDEET